From one Marmota flaviventris isolate mMarFla1 chromosome 1, mMarFla1.hap1, whole genome shotgun sequence genomic stretch:
- the Babam1 gene encoding BRISC and BRCA1-A complex member 1: MEVVEPNSPTEEEEEEEEEEEEEEQSTEPRPRTRSNPEGAEDRALGAQASVGSRSEGEGEAASAEDGTPNPPGTGPKPWQVPPPAPEVQIRTPRVNCPEKVIICLDLSEEMSLPKLESFNGSKTNALNVSQKMIEMFVRTKHKIDKSHEFALVVVNDDTAWLSGLTSDPRELCSCLYDLETASCSSFNLEGLFSLIQQKTELPVTENVQTIPPPYVVRTILVYSRPPCQPQLSLTEPMKRMFQCPYFFFDVVYIHNGAEEKEEETSWKDMFAFMGSLDTKGTSYKYEVALAGPALELHNCMAKLLAHPLQRPCQSHASYSLLEEEEEATEVEATV, translated from the exons ATGGAAGTGGTAGAGCCCAACAGTCccactgaggaggaggaggaggaggaggaagaggaggaggaagaggagcagtcTACAGAACCTCGGCCTCGCACCCGTTCCAACCCTGAGGGGGCTGAGGATCGGGCACTGGGGGCCCAGGCTAGCGTGGGTAGCCGCAGTGAGGGCGAGGGTGAGGCGGCCAGTGCTGAAGATGGGACCCCCAACCCTCCAGGAACTGGCCCCAAGCCCTGGCAGGTGCCCCCACCAGCCCCTGAGGTCCAGATTCGAACACCAAGGGTCAACTGTCCAGAAAAGGTG ATTATCTGTCTGGACCTGTCCGAGGAAATGTCGCTGCCAAAGCTGGAGTCATTCAATGG CTCCAAAACCAATGCCCTCAATGTCTCCCAGAAAATGATCGAGATGTTTGTGAGGACAAAGCACAAGATCGACAAGAGCCACGAGTTCGCGCTGGTGGTGGTGAACGACGACACGGCCTGG CTCTCCGGCCTTACTTCTGACCCCCGCGAGCTCTGCAGCTGCCTCTACGACCTGGAAACGGCCTCGTGCTCCTCCTTCA ATCTGGAAGGGCTCTTCAGCCTCAT CCAGCAGAAGACAGAGCTGCCTGTCACGGAGAACGTGCAGACCATCCCGCCCCCATATGTGGTCCGCACCATCCTTGTCTACAGCCGCCCGCCCTGCCAGCCCCAGCTGTCCCTGACAGAGCCCATGAAG AGAATGTTCCAGTGtccatatttcttctttgatgttGTTTACATCCACAATGGCGccgaggagaaggaggaggagaccaGTTGGAAG GACATGTTTGCCTTCATGGGCAGCTTGGACACCAAGGGTACCAGCTATAAATATGAGGTGGCCCTAGCCGGGCCAGCCCTCGAGTTACACAACTGCATGGCCAAGCTGTTGGCCCACCCACTGCAGCGACCATGCCAGAGCCATGCCTCCTACAGcctgctggaggaggaggaagaagccaCTGAGGTTGAGGCCACCGTGTGA
- the Ankle1 gene encoding ankyrin repeat and LEM domain-containing protein 1 — MGAAADLAQQLRAALQEEEPRAVEELLRRGADPNLVLTDGAAAIHLAAGARHPKGLCCLGVLLRGGGDPNARSAEALTPLHVAAAWGCRRGLELLLSQGADPALRDQDGLRPLDLAVQQGHQDCARVLCELDSPTAARAEAQEPESEPEPGSPGVSAPTDVTLDSTALQAPLSRADRGAVGLESGPGSPNLPDALEFADKDGDSEAPLGCWDCSSEVSFVTAVEVSGDEDPALDTSPWVRSLPQTTRGLPDLHPIQTIPRPGSAPQLVRQGHLAIREAELSTCLQALSLTCPHTASCPPSPSSASLLDGSSARSPPQEQPPGPPNLSHDQTFLGRDEVVLWLTEDELSSTEGRDPVPSCQHLPVPAKSDPELPQAHQMLDKSPGLVAPFTWHPYRQQPEEARATPGPDFSGYSPELAKALRTGHIPDAQSDEDALAQQFERPDPTKRWREGVVKSSFTYLLLDPRETQDLPARAFSLTQAECFQTFVRAIFYVGKGTRARPDAHLWEALGYRGRPRKQACPKVRQILDIWDSGRGVISLHCFQHVVAVEAYTREACLVDALGIQKLTNQKQGHYYGVVADWPHHRRQRLGVHLLHRALLVFLAEGQRELWPQDIQARG; from the exons ATGGGTGCCGCGGCCGACCTGGCTCAGCAGCTGAGGGCGGCCCTACAGGAGGAGGAGCCGCG GGCAGTGGAGGAGCTGCTGCGCCGCGGCGCCGACCCTAACCTGGTGCTTACCGATGGCGCGGCCGCCATACACTTGGCGGCTGGAGCCCGACACCCGAAAGGCCTGTGCTGCCTCGGGGTCCTGCTACGCGGAGGAGGGGACCCCAATGCTCG ATCGGCCGAAGCGTTGACGCCATTGCATGTGGCCGCCGCCTGGGGCTGTCGCCGCGGCCTGGAGCTATTGCTGAGCCAAGGAGCCGACCCCGCGCTGCGTGACCAG GACGGACTCAGGCCCCTGGACCTAGCGGTGCAACAGGGGCACCAAGACTGCGCACGCGTCCTGTGCGAGCTGGACTCTCCGACCGCAGCCCGGGCAGAGGCCCAGGAGCCAGAGTCAGAGCCGGAGCCTGGCA GCCCAGGTGTCTCTGCACCAACTGATGTGACACTGGACTCCACAGCACTCCAAGCCCCGCTGAGCAGAGCTGACAGAGGGGCCGTGGGCCTGGAGTCTGGCCCAGGATCCCCCAACCTCCCTGACGCCCTTGAGTTTGCAGACAAGGATGGGGACTCAGAGGCCCCCCTCGGGTGCTGGGACTGCTCCTCGGAGGTCTCCTTTGTCACTGCAGTTGAGGTTTCTGGAGATGAGGACCCGGCCCTGGACACTTCTCCCTGGGTCAGGTCATTGCCCCAGACCACTCGGGGACTGCCTGATCTCCATCCTATTCAGACAATACCAAGACCTGGAAGTGCCCCACAGCTGGTGCGTCAAGGCCATCTGGCGATCAGGGAGGCAGAGCTGAGCACCTGTCTGCAGGCCCTGAGCCTGACCTGTCCCCATACAGCAAGCTGCCCGccttctccctcctcagcctccctcctggaTGGGAGCTCAGCCCGTAGCCCTCCACAGGAACAGCCACCTGGACCCCCCAACCTGAGCCATGATCAGACGTTCCTTGGTAGGGACGAGGTTGTCCTCTGGCTGACAGAGGATGAGCTGAGCTCCACAGAGGGCAGGGACCCTGTCCCCTCTTGCCAGCACCTTCCAGTCCCTGCGAAATCTGACCCGGAGCTGCCGCAGGCACATCAAATGCTTGACAAGAGCCCTGGCCTCGTCGCGCCTTTCACCTGGCACCCCTACCGTCAACAGCCCGAGGAAGCCCGGGCCACCCCTG GCCCAGATTTTTCAGGGTACAGCCCAGAACTGGCCAAGGCCCTACGGACAGGCCATATTCCAGATGCTCAGTCTGATGAAGATGCACTTGCCCAGCAGTTTGAGCGACCAGATCCCACGAAGAGGTGGCGGGAGGGGGTTGTAAAGTCCAGCTTCACATATCTGCTGCTAGACCCCAG GGAGACTCAGGATCTGCCAGCCCGAGCCTTCTCACTGACCCAAGCCGAGTGCTTTCAGACTTTTGTTCGTGCCATCTTCTATGTGGGCAAGGGGACACGTGCCCGACCAGATGCCCACCTCTGGGAGGCCCTTGGCTACCGTGGACGGCCAAGAAAACAG GCATGCCCCAAGGTGCGCCAGATCTTGGACATCTGGGACAGTGGCCGTGGTGTCATCTCCCTGCATTGCTTCCAACACGTGGTGGCTGTGGAGGCTTACACTCGGGAGGCATGTCTTGTGGATGCTCTAG gAATCCAGAAACTGACCAACCAGAAACAAGGGCACTACTACGGAGTGGTGGCAGACTGGCCCCACCATCGGCGCCAGCGCTTAGGGGTGCATCTGCTACACCGTGCCCTCCTTGTCTTTTTGGCCGAGGGCCAGCGAGAGCTGTGGCCTCAGGACATCCAGGCCCGTGGCTGA
- the Ushbp1 gene encoding harmonin-binding protein USHBP1 isoform X3, producing MSARATRPRSRRGRHLPPGELDPVAESSEEAEAASVNSEPNPEPPQESFRPEPPSRMVEVSGQGPGSRTSKDAEDSGGRLASAPEGPQEPAVESHQAPETTLLDRKTVPTGTGAPDVFQTLQHVLSSLEAAAAAWRHRPPSCPGPVEAEDETEGARGPCTEQEGARGCQQEAARLAEKNAWLRLALGSREDELVRTQASLQAIRAEKEALQREVQELQDSIMRLESSPPPSRHQAGGPGSDSSSSGADGELWGTQDSSLVHPLLRRLRSDSSTHILGSLSMQQPLSPETHIMESRLEQLRGSIEKLKCFNRLLLAVLQGHKGRCESLSMQLGQREAEATALRLALQYSEDCEEAYGALLALREADSGSGDEVAQGDLQVAEKEAWRLLAQKEAAMDGGTPRPSPEGSSVDKPTPQEVASRLQGYVQRLQERRALVKIPPGPGPTSAPLPTVPHAEAMVQAILETQPGPALPRLEKMQIQQDLLATRGLPAVPGGSSGLDGGQLGRMWDPEKLAKEIEASVTRTLDLREQMQSLREQLEQVAQKGRARRTQSAELNTDLCKAHSALVLAFRGAHRKQEEQCRKLEQQMERMEARQAEELAVLEATARALGGRRPPCPPPQLGETLL from the exons ATGAGTGCCCGGGCCACACGGCCCCGAAGCCGGCGAGGGAGGCACCTGCCGCCG GGTGAACTGGACCCCGTAGCTGAGAGTTCAGAGGAGGCTGAAGCAGCCAGCGTGAACTCCGAGCCCAACCCTGAACCACCTCAGGAGAGTTTCAGGCCAGAGCCGCCAAGCCGCATGGTGGAGGTCAGTGGCCAGGGCCCAGGGAGCAG GACTAGCAAGGATGCTGAGGACTCAGGggggaggctggcctcagccccGGAGGGACCCCAGGAGCCTGCAGTGGAAAGCCACCAGGCCCCAGAGACAACCCTGCTGGACAGGAAGACTGTCCCCACTGGGACCGGGGCCCCCGATGTGTTTCAGACCCTCCAGCACGTTCTGAGTTCCCTGGAGGCAGCCGCTGCTGCCTGGCGCCACCGACCCCCAAGCTGTCCTGGGCCAGTGGAGGCAGAGGACGAAACAGAGGGGGCCCGGGGGCCCTGCACGGAGCAGGAAGGGGCCCGGGGTTGCCAGCAGGAGGCAGCCCGCCTGGCGGAGAAGAACGCCTGGTTGAGGCTGGCCCTGGGCAGCCGTGAGGACGAGCTGGTCCGCACACAGGCCTCCCTGCAGGCCATCCGGGCTGAGAAGGAGGCGCTGCAAAGAGAG GTCCAGGAGCTGCAGGATTCCATAATGAGGCTGGAGTCCTCCCCGCCTCCCTCTCGCCACCAAGCAGGTGGTCCGGGCAGTGATTCGAGCAGCTCTGGGGCAGATGGGGAACTCTGGGGAACTCAA GACTCCTCCCTGGTTCACCCCCTGCTCCGGCGCCTCCGGAGTGATTCCAGCACCCACATTCTGGGGTCTCTCTCCATGCAGCAGCCCCTTTCCCCTGAGACGCACATCATGGAGTCCCGGTTGGAGCAGCTCCGGGG GAGTATCGAGAAGCTGAAATGCTTCAACCGTCTGCTGTTGGCTGTGCTTCAAGGGCACAAGGGCCGCTGTGAGAGTCTCAGCATGCAGCTGGGCCAGCGGGAGGCCGAGGCCACAGCACTGCGTCTGGCCCTGCAGTACAG TGAGGACTGCGAGGAAGCCTATGGGGCCCTGCTTGCTCTGCGGGAGGCTGACTCAGGATCAGGGGATGAAGTCGCCCAGGGTGACCTGCAGGTGGCTGAGAAGGAAGCATGGAGACTGCTGGCACAAAAGGAGGCTGCCATGGATGGAGGGACACCACGGCCCAG CCCCGAGGGCAGCAGCGTAGATAAACCCACGCCACAGGAAGTGGCATCCCGGCTCCAAGGATATGTCCAGCGTCTCCAGGAACGCCGTGCTCTGGTGAAGATCCCCCCGGGGCCTGGCCCCACCTCGGCACCTTTGCCCACCGTGCCCCATGCAGAAGCCATGGTGCAGGCCATTCTGGAGAcccagcctggccctgccctgccccggCTGGAGAAGATGCAGATCCAACAGGACCTGTTGGCCACACGG GGCCTTCCTGCTGTTCCTGGTGGCTCTAGTGGCCTTGATGGAGGCCAGTTAGGCAGAATGTGGGACCCAGAGAAGTTAGCCAAAGAAATAGAGGCATCAGTCACCAG GACCCTGGACCTGCGGGAGCAGATGCAGTCTCTTAGAGAGCAGCTGGAACAGGTAGCTCAGAAGGGACGAGCTAGGCGGACCCAGAGCGCTGAGCTGAACACTGATCTCTGCAAAGCTCACAG TGCCCTGGTCCTGGCCTTCCGAGGAGCCCACCGGAAGCAGGAAGAGCAATGCCGGAAGCTGGAGCAGCAGATGGAGCGAATGGAAGCCCGGCAGGCCGAGGAGCTCGCCGTGCTAGAAGCCACCGCCAGAGCCCTGGGAGGACGCAggcctccctgcccaccccctcAGCTGGGGGAGACCTTGCTGTAG
- the Ushbp1 gene encoding harmonin-binding protein USHBP1 isoform X1, with protein MSARATRPRSRRGRHLPPGELDPVAESSEEAEAASVNSEPNPEPPQESFRPEPPSRMVEVSGQGPGSRTSKDAEDSGGRLASAPEGPQEPAVESHQAPETTLLDRKTVPTGTGAPDVFQTLQHVLSSLEAAAAAWRHRPPSCPGPVEAEDETEGARGPCTEQEGARGCQQEAARLAEKNAWLRLALGSREDELVRTQASLQAIRAEKEALQREVQELQDSIMRLESSPPPSRHQAGGPGSDSSSSGADGELWGTQDSSLVHPLLRRLRSDSSTHILGSLSMQQPLSPETHIMESRLEQLRGSIEKLKCFNRLLLAVLQGHKGRCESLSMQLGQREAEATALRLALQYSEDCEEAYGALLALREADSGSGDEVAQGDLQVAEKEAWRLLAQKEAAMDGGTPRPSPEGSSVDKPTPQEVASRLQGYVQRLQERRALVKIPPGPGPTSAPLPTVPHAEAMVQAILETQPGPALPRLEKMQIQQDLLATRETLAELMLQLQLVRREKRGLELRDAALRAQGPAHMLLLEQLQWEQAQLGAGGVDSSGGGSSAGGSSGDEEEWAQGLPAVPGGSSGLDGGQLGRMWDPEKLAKEIEASVTRTLDLREQMQSLREQLEQVAQKGRARRTQSAELNTDLCKAHSALVLAFRGAHRKQEEQCRKLEQQMERMEARQAEELAVLEATARALGGRRPPCPPPQLGETLL; from the exons ATGAGTGCCCGGGCCACACGGCCCCGAAGCCGGCGAGGGAGGCACCTGCCGCCG GGTGAACTGGACCCCGTAGCTGAGAGTTCAGAGGAGGCTGAAGCAGCCAGCGTGAACTCCGAGCCCAACCCTGAACCACCTCAGGAGAGTTTCAGGCCAGAGCCGCCAAGCCGCATGGTGGAGGTCAGTGGCCAGGGCCCAGGGAGCAG GACTAGCAAGGATGCTGAGGACTCAGGggggaggctggcctcagccccGGAGGGACCCCAGGAGCCTGCAGTGGAAAGCCACCAGGCCCCAGAGACAACCCTGCTGGACAGGAAGACTGTCCCCACTGGGACCGGGGCCCCCGATGTGTTTCAGACCCTCCAGCACGTTCTGAGTTCCCTGGAGGCAGCCGCTGCTGCCTGGCGCCACCGACCCCCAAGCTGTCCTGGGCCAGTGGAGGCAGAGGACGAAACAGAGGGGGCCCGGGGGCCCTGCACGGAGCAGGAAGGGGCCCGGGGTTGCCAGCAGGAGGCAGCCCGCCTGGCGGAGAAGAACGCCTGGTTGAGGCTGGCCCTGGGCAGCCGTGAGGACGAGCTGGTCCGCACACAGGCCTCCCTGCAGGCCATCCGGGCTGAGAAGGAGGCGCTGCAAAGAGAG GTCCAGGAGCTGCAGGATTCCATAATGAGGCTGGAGTCCTCCCCGCCTCCCTCTCGCCACCAAGCAGGTGGTCCGGGCAGTGATTCGAGCAGCTCTGGGGCAGATGGGGAACTCTGGGGAACTCAA GACTCCTCCCTGGTTCACCCCCTGCTCCGGCGCCTCCGGAGTGATTCCAGCACCCACATTCTGGGGTCTCTCTCCATGCAGCAGCCCCTTTCCCCTGAGACGCACATCATGGAGTCCCGGTTGGAGCAGCTCCGGGG GAGTATCGAGAAGCTGAAATGCTTCAACCGTCTGCTGTTGGCTGTGCTTCAAGGGCACAAGGGCCGCTGTGAGAGTCTCAGCATGCAGCTGGGCCAGCGGGAGGCCGAGGCCACAGCACTGCGTCTGGCCCTGCAGTACAG TGAGGACTGCGAGGAAGCCTATGGGGCCCTGCTTGCTCTGCGGGAGGCTGACTCAGGATCAGGGGATGAAGTCGCCCAGGGTGACCTGCAGGTGGCTGAGAAGGAAGCATGGAGACTGCTGGCACAAAAGGAGGCTGCCATGGATGGAGGGACACCACGGCCCAG CCCCGAGGGCAGCAGCGTAGATAAACCCACGCCACAGGAAGTGGCATCCCGGCTCCAAGGATATGTCCAGCGTCTCCAGGAACGCCGTGCTCTGGTGAAGATCCCCCCGGGGCCTGGCCCCACCTCGGCACCTTTGCCCACCGTGCCCCATGCAGAAGCCATGGTGCAGGCCATTCTGGAGAcccagcctggccctgccctgccccggCTGGAGAAGATGCAGATCCAACAGGACCTGTTGGCCACACGG GAGACCCTTGCTGAACTGATGCTGCAGTTGCAGCTGGTCCGGCGCGAGAAGCGCGGCCTGGAGCTGCGGGACGCTGCCCTCCgagcccagggccctgcccaCATGCTGCTGCTGGAGCAGCTGCAGTGGGAGCAGGCGCAGTTGGGGGCTGGAGGGGTGGACAGCAGTGGTGGAGGCAGCAGTGCAGGCGGGAGCAGTGGGGACGAGGAGGAGTGGGCGCAG GGCCTTCCTGCTGTTCCTGGTGGCTCTAGTGGCCTTGATGGAGGCCAGTTAGGCAGAATGTGGGACCCAGAGAAGTTAGCCAAAGAAATAGAGGCATCAGTCACCAG GACCCTGGACCTGCGGGAGCAGATGCAGTCTCTTAGAGAGCAGCTGGAACAGGTAGCTCAGAAGGGACGAGCTAGGCGGACCCAGAGCGCTGAGCTGAACACTGATCTCTGCAAAGCTCACAG TGCCCTGGTCCTGGCCTTCCGAGGAGCCCACCGGAAGCAGGAAGAGCAATGCCGGAAGCTGGAGCAGCAGATGGAGCGAATGGAAGCCCGGCAGGCCGAGGAGCTCGCCGTGCTAGAAGCCACCGCCAGAGCCCTGGGAGGACGCAggcctccctgcccaccccctcAGCTGGGGGAGACCTTGCTGTAG
- the Ushbp1 gene encoding harmonin-binding protein USHBP1 isoform X2, with translation MSARATRPRSRRGRHLPPGELDPVAESSEEAEAASVNSEPNPEPPQESFRPEPPSRMVEVSGQGPGSRTSKDAEDSGGRLASAPEGPQEPAVESHQAPETTLLDRKTVPTGTGAPDVFQTLQHVLSSLEAAAAAWRHRPPSCPGPVEAEDETEGARGPCTEQEGARGCQQEAARLAEKNAWLRLALGSREDELVRTQASLQAIRAEKEALQREVQELQDSIMRLESSPPPSRHQAGGPGSDSSSSGADGELWGTQDSSLVHPLLRRLRSDSSTHILGSLSMQQPLSPETHIMESRLEQLRGSIEKLKCFNRLLLAVLQGHKGRCESLSMQLGQREAEATALRLALQYSPEGSSVDKPTPQEVASRLQGYVQRLQERRALVKIPPGPGPTSAPLPTVPHAEAMVQAILETQPGPALPRLEKMQIQQDLLATRETLAELMLQLQLVRREKRGLELRDAALRAQGPAHMLLLEQLQWEQAQLGAGGVDSSGGGSSAGGSSGDEEEWAQGLPAVPGGSSGLDGGQLGRMWDPEKLAKEIEASVTRTLDLREQMQSLREQLEQVAQKGRARRTQSAELNTDLCKAHSALVLAFRGAHRKQEEQCRKLEQQMERMEARQAEELAVLEATARALGGRRPPCPPPQLGETLL, from the exons ATGAGTGCCCGGGCCACACGGCCCCGAAGCCGGCGAGGGAGGCACCTGCCGCCG GGTGAACTGGACCCCGTAGCTGAGAGTTCAGAGGAGGCTGAAGCAGCCAGCGTGAACTCCGAGCCCAACCCTGAACCACCTCAGGAGAGTTTCAGGCCAGAGCCGCCAAGCCGCATGGTGGAGGTCAGTGGCCAGGGCCCAGGGAGCAG GACTAGCAAGGATGCTGAGGACTCAGGggggaggctggcctcagccccGGAGGGACCCCAGGAGCCTGCAGTGGAAAGCCACCAGGCCCCAGAGACAACCCTGCTGGACAGGAAGACTGTCCCCACTGGGACCGGGGCCCCCGATGTGTTTCAGACCCTCCAGCACGTTCTGAGTTCCCTGGAGGCAGCCGCTGCTGCCTGGCGCCACCGACCCCCAAGCTGTCCTGGGCCAGTGGAGGCAGAGGACGAAACAGAGGGGGCCCGGGGGCCCTGCACGGAGCAGGAAGGGGCCCGGGGTTGCCAGCAGGAGGCAGCCCGCCTGGCGGAGAAGAACGCCTGGTTGAGGCTGGCCCTGGGCAGCCGTGAGGACGAGCTGGTCCGCACACAGGCCTCCCTGCAGGCCATCCGGGCTGAGAAGGAGGCGCTGCAAAGAGAG GTCCAGGAGCTGCAGGATTCCATAATGAGGCTGGAGTCCTCCCCGCCTCCCTCTCGCCACCAAGCAGGTGGTCCGGGCAGTGATTCGAGCAGCTCTGGGGCAGATGGGGAACTCTGGGGAACTCAA GACTCCTCCCTGGTTCACCCCCTGCTCCGGCGCCTCCGGAGTGATTCCAGCACCCACATTCTGGGGTCTCTCTCCATGCAGCAGCCCCTTTCCCCTGAGACGCACATCATGGAGTCCCGGTTGGAGCAGCTCCGGGG GAGTATCGAGAAGCTGAAATGCTTCAACCGTCTGCTGTTGGCTGTGCTTCAAGGGCACAAGGGCCGCTGTGAGAGTCTCAGCATGCAGCTGGGCCAGCGGGAGGCCGAGGCCACAGCACTGCGTCTGGCCCTGCAGTACAG CCCCGAGGGCAGCAGCGTAGATAAACCCACGCCACAGGAAGTGGCATCCCGGCTCCAAGGATATGTCCAGCGTCTCCAGGAACGCCGTGCTCTGGTGAAGATCCCCCCGGGGCCTGGCCCCACCTCGGCACCTTTGCCCACCGTGCCCCATGCAGAAGCCATGGTGCAGGCCATTCTGGAGAcccagcctggccctgccctgccccggCTGGAGAAGATGCAGATCCAACAGGACCTGTTGGCCACACGG GAGACCCTTGCTGAACTGATGCTGCAGTTGCAGCTGGTCCGGCGCGAGAAGCGCGGCCTGGAGCTGCGGGACGCTGCCCTCCgagcccagggccctgcccaCATGCTGCTGCTGGAGCAGCTGCAGTGGGAGCAGGCGCAGTTGGGGGCTGGAGGGGTGGACAGCAGTGGTGGAGGCAGCAGTGCAGGCGGGAGCAGTGGGGACGAGGAGGAGTGGGCGCAG GGCCTTCCTGCTGTTCCTGGTGGCTCTAGTGGCCTTGATGGAGGCCAGTTAGGCAGAATGTGGGACCCAGAGAAGTTAGCCAAAGAAATAGAGGCATCAGTCACCAG GACCCTGGACCTGCGGGAGCAGATGCAGTCTCTTAGAGAGCAGCTGGAACAGGTAGCTCAGAAGGGACGAGCTAGGCGGACCCAGAGCGCTGAGCTGAACACTGATCTCTGCAAAGCTCACAG TGCCCTGGTCCTGGCCTTCCGAGGAGCCCACCGGAAGCAGGAAGAGCAATGCCGGAAGCTGGAGCAGCAGATGGAGCGAATGGAAGCCCGGCAGGCCGAGGAGCTCGCCGTGCTAGAAGCCACCGCCAGAGCCCTGGGAGGACGCAggcctccctgcccaccccctcAGCTGGGGGAGACCTTGCTGTAG
- the Abhd8 gene encoding protein ABHD8: MLTGVTDGFFCCLLGTPPNAVGPLESVESSDGYTFVEVKPGRVLRVKHAGPALAPTPPPPPPLDAAQGDRSGLVRCQRRITVYRSGRLLVENLGRAPRADLLHGQNGSGEPPAALEVELADPAGSDGRSNPGSAGSGSGGRRRRARRPKRTIHIDCEKRITSCKGAQADVVLFFIHGVGGSLAIWKEQLDFFVRLGYEVVAPDLAGHGASSAPQVAAAYTFYALAEDMRAIFKRYAKKRNVLIGHSYGVSFCTFLAHEYPDLVHKVIMINGGGPTALEPSICSIFNMPTCVLHCLSPCLAWSFLKAGFARQGAKEKQLLKEGNAFNVSSFVLRAMMSGQYWPEGDEVYHAELTVPVLLVHGMHDKFVPVEEDQRMAEILLLAFLKLIDEGSHMVMLECPETVNTLLHEFLLWEPEPSPKALPEPQPAPPEEKK, from the exons ATGCTGACCGGGGTGACCGACGGTTTCTTCTGCTGCCTACTGGGCACGCCCCCTAACGCTGTGGGGCCCCTGGAAAGCGTCGAGTCCAGCGATGGCTACACCTTTGTGGAGGTCAAACCTGGCCGTGTGCTGCGGGTGAAGCACGCTGGACCCGCCCTTGCTCCCACTCCACCTCCACCACCGCCTCTGGATGCTGCCCAGGGGGACAGGTCCGGCTTGGTCCGCTGCCAGCGCCGGATCACTGTGTACCGCAGCGGGCGCTTGCTGGTGGAGAACCTGGGCCGGGCGCCGAGAGCTGACCTCCTGCATGGGCAGAATGGCTCTGGGGAGCCACCGGCCGCCCTGGAGGTAGAGCTGGCCGATCCGGCAGGCAGCGATGGCCGCTCGAACCCAGGCAGCGCGGGTAGTGGCAGCGGCGGGCGGAGGCGGCGAGCCAGACGCCCGAAGAGGACCATCCACATTGACTGTGAGAAGCGCATCACTAGCTGCAAGGGCGCCCAGGCGGACGTGGTACTGTTTTTCATCCATGGTGTCGGTGGCTCCCTGGCCATCTGGAAGGAGCAACTGGACTTCTTTGTGCGGCTAGGCTATGAGGTGGTGGCACCTGACCTGGCTGGCCACGGGGCCAGCTCTGCGCCTCAGGTAGCTGCAGCCTACACCTTCTATGCGCTGGCTGAGGACATGCGAGCCATCTTCAAGCGCTATGCAAAGAAGCGAAACGTGCTCATTGGACATTCCTATGG GGTGTCCTTCTGCACATTCCTGGCACATGAGTACCCTGACCTGGTGCACAAGGTGATCATGATCAATGGCGGGGGCCCCACCGCCCTGGAGCCCAGCATCTGCTCCATCTTCAATATGCCCACGTGTGTCCTGCACTGCTTGTCGCCCTGCCTGGCCTGGAGCTTCCTCAA GGCCGGCTTTGCCCGCCAAGGAGCCAAAGAGAAGCAGCTGCTGAAGGAAGGCAACGCGTTCAACGTGTCGTCCTTCGTGCTAAGGGCCATGATGAGCGGCCAGTACTGGCCCGAGGGCGACGAAGTCTACCACGCTGAGCTCACGGTGCCTGTCCTGCTTGTCCACGGCATGCACGACAAGTTTGTGCCAGTGGAGGAAGACCAGCGCATGGCGGAG ATCCTGCTCCTGGCCTTCCTGAAGCTTATCGACGAAGGCAGCCACATGGTGATGCTGGAGTGCCCAGAGACGGTCAACACGCTGCTCCACGAGTTCCTGCTCTGGGAGCCGGAACCCTCGCCCAAGGCTCTGCCCGAGCCCCAGCCCGCGCCTCCAGAGGAGAAGAAGTAG